From the genome of Hymenobacter sp. PAMC 26628, one region includes:
- a CDS encoding TonB-dependent receptor, with protein MKYIITQHSRRTIGAGLLLAGALPALAQAQPTKPRKGGTIQEAEIEIVKDRVNELGTAPRNFDKIAVPASPKTTAAPAYTFPDFRLPPDRLVPSVQVLTIKQEELAPLTGNYLKAGIGNYGTFYGRAYLHSARSTDHSYGLDLKHINSLTGPIDGKNSGVSQTSAALTGEIYRGNAAFGGALDVSRERYNFYGYTGPATSPVPQPTPDVGDLKQVFTRFGARAYARNQAPSAPLQYELGVGYKYWNDHFSASESNVLLNAKLGYALSETSRFVLNGDASFITDKDSATRSRNFVQVTPAYEVKRDRLNLALGLTLGYSSDLLNGVSRGAVYPAIRVGYAVVPEQFTVYGGLGGAIQRVTRNDITAENPWLNRNVYVADTRRGPTVYAGFTAAPARGLELNGRLTFSRDKNLYFYLSDPLHQDKFNLVYDDEGTTNVNLHAEALYGTGEKYRVGARADYNHYGTRALAQPYGRPEFQATVFGTYNVSDKLLLGVETYFYSASYSVSYVNQVPDFYRATSPIYDLNLRADYRVTSNLSIFAMGNNLANRQYQRFYRYPVKGINIIGGVTYTF; from the coding sequence ATGAAGTATATTATAACCCAGCATTCACGCCGCACAATAGGAGCGGGGCTGCTGCTGGCCGGGGCCCTGCCCGCTTTGGCCCAGGCCCAGCCCACTAAGCCCCGCAAGGGCGGCACCATTCAGGAGGCGGAGATTGAGATTGTGAAGGACCGCGTGAACGAGCTGGGCACGGCCCCCCGCAACTTCGACAAAATTGCGGTGCCTGCCTCGCCCAAAACCACGGCGGCCCCGGCCTACACTTTCCCCGATTTCCGGCTGCCGCCCGACCGCCTCGTTCCCTCGGTGCAGGTGCTCACCATCAAGCAGGAGGAGCTGGCGCCGCTCACCGGCAACTACCTCAAGGCGGGCATCGGCAACTACGGCACCTTCTACGGCCGGGCCTACCTGCACAGCGCCCGCAGCACCGACCACAGCTACGGCCTCGACCTCAAGCACATCAACTCGCTGACCGGGCCCATAGACGGCAAGAACTCGGGCGTGTCGCAAACCAGCGCCGCTCTAACCGGCGAGATTTACCGCGGCAACGCGGCCTTCGGCGGGGCCCTGGACGTGAGCCGCGAGCGGTACAACTTCTATGGCTATACCGGCCCGGCCACCTCGCCGGTGCCCCAGCCCACGCCCGATGTCGGCGACCTCAAGCAGGTGTTTACGCGCTTCGGGGCCCGGGCCTACGCCCGCAACCAGGCCCCCAGCGCCCCGCTGCAATACGAACTGGGCGTGGGCTACAAGTACTGGAACGACCACTTCTCGGCCTCTGAAAGTAACGTGCTGCTGAACGCCAAGCTGGGCTATGCCCTGAGCGAGACAAGCCGCTTCGTGCTGAACGGCGACGCCTCGTTCATCACCGATAAGGACTCGGCCACCCGCTCGCGCAACTTCGTGCAGGTGACGCCGGCCTACGAGGTGAAGCGCGACCGCCTGAACCTGGCCCTGGGCCTCACCCTGGGCTACTCCTCCGACCTGCTCAACGGCGTGAGCCGCGGGGCCGTGTACCCGGCCATCCGGGTGGGCTACGCCGTGGTGCCCGAGCAGTTCACCGTGTATGGGGGCCTGGGCGGGGCCATCCAGCGCGTGACGCGCAACGACATCACCGCCGAAAACCCCTGGCTGAACCGCAACGTGTACGTAGCCGACACCCGCCGGGGCCCCACCGTGTACGCGGGCTTCACCGCCGCCCCGGCGCGTGGCCTGGAGCTGAACGGCCGCCTGACCTTCAGCCGCGACAAGAACCTGTACTTCTACCTCAGCGACCCGTTGCACCAGGACAAGTTCAACCTGGTGTACGACGACGAGGGCACCACCAACGTAAACCTGCACGCCGAGGCGCTGTACGGCACGGGCGAAAAGTACCGCGTGGGGGCCCGGGCCGACTACAACCACTACGGCACCCGGGCGCTGGCCCAGCCCTACGGCCGGCCCGAGTTCCAGGCCACCGTGTTCGGCACCTACAACGTGTCGGACAAGCTGCTGCTGGGCGTCGAAACCTACTTCTACTCGGCCAGCTACAGCGTCAGCTACGTCAACCAGGTGCCCGATTTTTACCGCGCCACGTCGCCGATTTACGACCTCAACCTGCGCGCCGATTACCGCGTTACGTCAAATTTATCCATCTTTGCAATGGGTAATAACCTCGCCAACCGTCAATACCAGCGGTTTTACCGCTACCCCGTCAAGGGGATTAACATCATCGGCGGGGTGACTTACACGTTTTAA
- a CDS encoding tetratricopeptide repeat protein — protein MKLFPRLALAATLTAAAPAAALAQQTQVFASDERFFQEGLELFDRQQYGAAQVAFQQYLDVEPRRTGRQEPLARDRTADAEYYYAVSGLYLLHPDAEGLVLAFVAAHPAHPRAAVAYFELGKFYFDQQNYPQAIAYFQKVAPANLSDGQRAESDFKLAYSHFQQKDYDQARLLFDRSKQAQGPYRYASAYYAGYLGYRAGAYAAARADLAVAEQNDDYKPVVPAIMTQIYYKEGDYDGLIAYAAPRLRQTPPPQNANEIQLLVGDAYYQKTDYKQAVGYYDQYAAARKNKIEPALQYKIGFANYKTGDYKGAITNLRAVAAHRDTLGQNAAYHLGLSYLQAGQKPQAVTAFEAARQGPVQKDVAENATLKLAQVQAELGNQAEVVAVLRDFRRKFPRSANQATVDDLLSSGFLASTDYAAAIDYLEGLDDRGPKLNATYQRVTYAQAATLYNAGQYDPALALLDKSLKYPSDDALRAAAQVLRGEVYSVGQRYPEAATAYAAAARTVRQGGVSPDEVAFEQRARYGLGYAYYNTKQYAQARPQFQAYLAADDASKTRDANYYDATLRLADLSYVAKSYAPALAGYDKVIQANASDKDYAYYQKGVTLGQMGRRAEADQTLATLLRTSPNSRYAEQAAFQQAQLAFEAGDYQPAVDGFTKLITGRPSSPLVPQALQKRGVAYANLQKQDAAVADFRRVLTDFPRSDAANQAIYSLQESLAAQGKTEDFDGALAAFKAQNPDSKATESVELEAAKSLYLAEKYPQAIQRLEGFLKQYPDNALGANARYYLADSYLKTGNKAEALPRLRAVVTENKSEFVNRALGRAADLDLETQNYPEAIEYYTRLRTASTNRREVANATLGLLKAEYESADYPATRRVAEELRTQAGAPASATNAALLYLGKASYRTGALDQAATELAATVAAAPGDAVGAEANYLLADTQFKQKQYDEALKTALRNNSDFGNFELWQGRAFLLVADVYAAQGDNFQARGTLNSIIDNKFPVPEIVAGAREKLAALGPDDAAAPIKATPARPTKAAPAKPAPAPAKGAATAPRSQPTAPRSGLAPATTPAAGAPADTLRRAAPAPDSTKSIKN, from the coding sequence TTCGTGGCCGCCCACCCGGCCCACCCGCGCGCCGCGGTGGCCTACTTCGAGCTGGGCAAGTTCTACTTCGACCAGCAGAACTACCCGCAGGCCATTGCCTACTTCCAGAAGGTGGCCCCCGCCAACCTCAGCGATGGGCAGCGGGCCGAGTCCGATTTTAAGCTGGCCTACAGCCACTTCCAGCAGAAGGACTACGACCAGGCCCGTCTGCTGTTCGACCGCAGCAAGCAGGCCCAGGGGCCCTACCGCTACGCCAGCGCCTACTACGCCGGCTACCTCGGCTACCGCGCCGGGGCCTACGCCGCCGCCCGCGCCGACCTGGCCGTGGCCGAGCAAAACGACGATTACAAGCCCGTGGTGCCGGCCATCATGACGCAGATTTACTACAAGGAAGGCGACTACGACGGCCTGATTGCCTACGCCGCGCCCCGCCTGCGCCAAACCCCGCCGCCTCAGAACGCCAACGAAATCCAGCTGCTGGTGGGCGACGCCTACTACCAGAAAACGGACTACAAGCAGGCCGTGGGCTACTACGACCAGTACGCGGCCGCCCGCAAAAACAAGATTGAGCCGGCACTGCAATACAAAATCGGCTTCGCCAACTACAAAACCGGCGACTACAAAGGCGCCATCACCAACCTGCGCGCCGTGGCCGCCCACCGCGACACGCTGGGCCAGAACGCCGCCTACCACTTGGGCCTGAGCTACCTGCAAGCCGGCCAGAAGCCCCAGGCCGTCACGGCCTTCGAGGCCGCCCGCCAGGGCCCCGTGCAGAAGGACGTGGCCGAAAACGCCACCCTCAAGCTCGCCCAGGTGCAGGCCGAGCTGGGCAACCAGGCCGAAGTGGTGGCCGTGCTCCGGGACTTCCGCCGCAAGTTCCCGCGCTCGGCCAACCAGGCCACCGTGGACGACTTGCTGAGCAGCGGCTTTCTGGCCTCCACCGACTACGCTGCGGCCATCGACTACCTCGAAGGCCTCGACGACCGGGGCCCCAAACTGAACGCCACCTACCAGCGCGTGACCTACGCCCAGGCCGCCACGCTTTACAACGCCGGGCAGTACGACCCGGCGCTGGCACTGCTGGACAAGTCGCTCAAGTACCCGTCGGACGATGCGCTGCGGGCCGCCGCGCAGGTGCTGCGGGGCGAGGTTTACAGCGTGGGCCAGCGCTACCCCGAGGCCGCCACGGCCTACGCCGCTGCGGCCCGCACCGTGCGCCAGGGCGGCGTGTCGCCCGACGAAGTGGCCTTCGAGCAGCGCGCCCGCTACGGCCTCGGCTACGCCTACTATAATACGAAGCAGTACGCCCAGGCCCGGCCCCAGTTCCAGGCCTACCTGGCGGCCGACGACGCCAGCAAAACCCGCGACGCCAATTACTACGACGCCACCCTGCGCCTGGCCGACCTCAGCTACGTGGCCAAAAGCTACGCGCCCGCGCTGGCCGGCTACGACAAGGTGATTCAGGCCAACGCCTCCGACAAAGACTACGCCTACTACCAAAAGGGCGTGACGCTGGGCCAGATGGGCCGCCGCGCCGAGGCCGACCAAACCTTGGCCACGCTGCTGCGCACGAGCCCTAACTCGCGCTACGCCGAGCAGGCCGCCTTCCAGCAGGCGCAGCTGGCGTTTGAGGCCGGCGACTACCAGCCGGCGGTGGACGGCTTCACGAAGCTCATCACCGGCCGGCCCAGCAGCCCGCTCGTGCCCCAGGCCCTGCAAAAGCGCGGCGTGGCCTACGCCAACCTGCAAAAGCAGGACGCCGCCGTGGCCGATTTCCGCCGCGTGCTGACAGACTTCCCGCGCTCGGATGCCGCTAACCAGGCCATCTACAGCTTGCAGGAAAGCCTGGCCGCGCAGGGCAAAACGGAGGACTTCGATGGGGCCTTGGCCGCCTTTAAGGCCCAGAACCCCGACAGCAAGGCCACCGAAAGCGTGGAGCTGGAGGCGGCCAAGTCGCTGTACCTGGCCGAGAAGTACCCCCAGGCCATCCAGCGCCTGGAAGGCTTCCTCAAGCAGTACCCCGACAATGCCCTGGGCGCCAACGCCCGCTACTACCTGGCCGACTCGTACCTGAAAACCGGCAACAAGGCCGAGGCCCTGCCGCGCCTGCGCGCCGTGGTGACGGAGAACAAGAGCGAGTTCGTGAACCGGGCCCTGGGCCGCGCCGCCGACCTCGACCTCGAAACCCAGAACTACCCCGAGGCCATCGAGTACTACACCCGGCTGCGCACGGCCAGCACCAACCGCCGCGAGGTGGCCAACGCCACCCTGGGCCTGCTGAAGGCCGAGTACGAAAGCGCCGACTACCCCGCCACCCGCCGCGTGGCCGAGGAGCTGCGCACCCAGGCCGGGGCCCCCGCCAGCGCCACCAACGCCGCGCTGCTCTACCTGGGCAAGGCCAGCTACCGCACCGGGGCCCTCGACCAGGCTGCCACCGAGCTGGCCGCCACCGTGGCCGCCGCGCCGGGCGACGCGGTCGGGGCCGAGGCCAACTACCTGCTGGCCGACACCCAGTTCAAGCAAAAGCAGTACGACGAGGCCCTGAAAACGGCCCTGCGCAACAACAGCGACTTCGGCAACTTCGAGCTGTGGCAGGGCCGGGCCTTCCTGCTGGTGGCCGACGTGTACGCCGCCCAGGGCGACAACTTCCAGGCCCGCGGCACGCTCAATTCCATCATCGACAACAAATTCCCGGTGCCCGAAATCGTGGCCGGCGCCCGCGAAAAGCTAGCCGCCCTGGGCCCCGACGATGCCGCCGCCCCGATCAAAGCCACTCCCGCCCGGCCCACCAAAGCCGCGCCCGCCAAGCCCGCGCCGGCCCCCGCCAAGGGCGCTGCGACGGCCCCGCGCAGCCAGCCGACCGCGCCCCGCAGCGGCTTGGCGCCGGCCACGACCCCGGCCGCCGGGGCCCCCGCCGACACGTTGCGCCGCGCCGCGCCAGCCCCCGACAGCACCAAGTCAATTAAAAATTAA